TACAAGACTGACGCTCTACCACTGAGCTATAGGGGCaacttatttttcaatttattataattatatttagcagaatgagttaaaaaaatattactccttatATTTAACTTTTAAGTCTGTGGAATTGACGGAGGAGAagaaattcaattcaattcgcAGCGGCGAGAAAAAATGGCGGCGACACCGCGCATGGAGCTGGAGAAGATGAGCGTGGAGCATCTGAGGGGATTGAAGGAGCAGGTCGATATGGAGGTAAATCTACTCCAGGACAGTCTCAACAATCTCCGCTCCGCCAATTCCCGCCTCGAGAATGCCTCCGCCGCCCTCCACGACCTCTCCGTCCGCCCCCGAGGTCGGTGGATCTACGATTCGTAGTGAATGTGGATTTTGACAGTCTGATGTTTTATTTTACTGTTTTTCCGCCAGGGAAGAAGATGCTGGTGCCGTTGACGGCGTCGCTTTACGTGCCGGGGAAGCTGGATGATGCGGAGAAGGTTTTGGTGGACGTAGGAACCGGTTACTTCATTGAGGTTAGCGCCGCTGTCTATTGCTCAATTGATGTATCGTTGTTTatggtttttttgttttctggAGATTAGGATTGCGTTTCGAGCCCTAATTTTTGGAGTTGTTTAACTAGTTAGCCTTGCACTGTTGCACATCACAATTTTTGTAGTGGCGGATCTCTTTTTTATGATCCGAGCAGTTGAAGTTGTGATTTGTCTCTGATGGGTATGCTACGTGATGCAGACATGAGTATGTGTAAATGTGAATGTTTTGTATAGAGAAGGCTTGTGGGGAAATGACTTTTGTGTGTTTATAGCTGGAAATTCGAACGAACTCGTCCAGTTCTATAtgaatgatacatgtgtgaatttATGAGGTTTTATTATGATCTGAGCAATTGAAGTTGTGATTTGTCTCTCCGGGTATGCTGCATAATGCAGACACTGTATATGTAAGTGTGAAAGTTTTGTGTAGAGAAGGCTTGTGAGGAATGGCTTTTGTGTGTTTATAGCTGGAAATTTGAACTTAATCGTCCAGTTATATATgtatgatacatgtgtgaaatGTAAGTTGATAGCCGTTGGGAATTGTCAACAATCGTTATGGTGGTTTAATGGCATAAAGGTAATGCGGCCTTTTGGGTTTAAAAAAGCTTTAGCTTCTGAATGAATTTAATAGGATATTGCGTAAGGGGTGATCCTGGCTCAGTTTTGAGTATACACATCTTATAGTGAGGGTAGAAAGGGGTGGGAAATAGCAACTCTGTTGAGATTATTGTGTAAACTCTTGACGATGCATGGTCCTTTACTTATAAAGTCAGAGATGCTGCTTCTTTTGGTTTATATtcttaacatattttaatagcacctttttttttctcatccACGGATTCATCATGTTTACCCATGTTAATATGTTTACAACGGTGAAAGCATGAATCTACTGCACCAGGCTTCGCAGTGTGCTGTATTGTTCTCGGAAATTCATGGGTTTTGATGGACATATACTCTATgagtttcattttctacttttgatagGATTAAAGTACTTCTAAAATTCACATGGGTTAACACACTTGCTAAATGCTATCacttttcaaaaaattataagATGACGATCTTTATAGCTAAGACTTTGTGAAGTTGGTCTAGGTCCTTATGTTTGATTCAAGAAGTAGTAGTCTCTAGTCCTGCCCACTGCTCTGTCGATTTGCTTACCAATTTGTACTCTTTGATATCATCTGTCCTTGCATTATTTCTTAAGACAAATCCCCGACTAATAGTAATTTTAGTGGCTGGTTTgtctttaattttaatattttgttgatTGAAGTCCTAAGTATGCTGATGTTTCAATCTATGTAGAAAACTATGGTAGAAGGCAAAGATTATTGCGAGCGTAAAATTGCTCTGCTGAAGTCGAATTATGATCAACTTCTCGAGGTATATGTTCTGGAACTCACCTCATTTTTTAGATGTTAGTATCTGTTACACGGTTTTCTTATTTATTCCCCGGTCTTGGAATTGAAAACTTACTCAAGGTTTGTGGTTGGAAGCTGGAACACACTCTTAATATTGTGTCCTTTTTTTCTTTACTCTACCTTGAGATGAGAGTTTTTCCTAATATTTTGACTTAGCAACTTCTCTTGCTTCTGCATTTTGAATAGCTTGACATCCATAAGAAATTtaggagaaaaaaaaactagagcAATGTACATTTTACACATGGAATCTCACCTTAAGGACATTCTCTCTTCTTGAAACCTAAAGATTAGTCGGTAAAGTAGAAGCAAGActataactattttttttgaaaatcagTCCATTTGGTTATCATTAAATATCAGAGACCTACAATATTGAGGCACCTGTTAGTGACACGGAAATCTTTTCTAGTCCCAGTGTGCTGAAGATGGGCCAAAATTATCAGGACTTTCATTCTATGAACCATTATCTAGTGTAAAATATTTGTGACTGAAAACTTATGGGGAATGTGCCACTTTTGAATTTCGAAGAATATTGTCTCTTATGCTCGTGCTAACAATTCTCCTCTTGTTAGCACTCCCAGTGTGCCGATTTTATTCATGAATGTTGTACATTACATTGAGATGTAATGCTCTTATACAAGTATCAAAACAAAGTTAGCGTTGCAAAACATAGTGTTAGACTGTAGACATGTTATTAGATTTCAGACTACAGGTGAGCAATAGGAGCCTATACTATATACTGTTATTTTCGAACAATTTCCAATGCAATCGATAACTGGtcatataaatgaaatgaaatgcagGTGACCGCCAAAAAGAGAAGTATCGCAGACGAAGCGGGAGCTATTTTACAAGCAAAGTTGAAGCAGTTGGCCCCCTCACAGTAATTTAATCTAATTTTAACATCTTAGTATTTGCTATATTTGCATTTGTGTTGATAGGAAGAGGATTTAGAGGGgttttttaaatgaatattaCTGTTTTGTAATCGAACTCGTTTGTTGTGCTCTTGATATGTATAATTATCATCCTCATCTGTCTCAGCTGCAGCCATTGGATCGGTTTCAGCCTGAGAACTTCTCTAGttcctcttttattttattaacgaTTTCAAATGAATCCTCAAAAATCGTAAGTTGACAATATTTTTTGTGTACTAGAAAATCACTTTTCGTCTAGGgtcatttttgggatgttacttCTCGGTTTTGGCACGGGATGCATGTGTAGCGCTTGAGATCCTATCTGTGTCGATATGATTCTTGAAATTAGTTATTTTTCTCATGTTAGAGATATATGAAAGGAAACCTTATATTGGTGTGACATCACATGTGCAAGCTTTTATAATTGAGTGTATGTGTTAGGACTTAGAACCACATTAACATGCTTTAACTTGCTATGTATTGGTACATAACTTTAACATGCTTTTAAATCTCTTTTTTCCAATTTTCTTCATTACCCTCGATTCCAATATTACTAGGGATTGAATTGGATTGTGAACGATGGTGAATCTGCCTAGGTAAAGAGGAAATTAGATAAAGATTTGTCTTCTTTTAATGATCATGAATTTCTTAGTGAATTAGAAAacaaagagagaataaaactcACAATTCGATTTATGATAAAGATGTTAAGGTTCTAAAAACGTTTTTACATGGTCCTATCAATAGGCAAAGGAACAATTTTTGGCCTCTGCGGCATGAAAACATACACGAAAGTAAGGCGGTTAACGTTTAAAATTCGCGTTAAACGAACGAAGGACGGGCATGTTCATCGTTAATTTTTAGCCAAAGCAAGGACTGAACTCAGTTTTTCGAACTTCTCAGCCTCCTCCGTTCGGCCTACACGGCTCAGAAGGCCAACTATGGTACTGTAGTGCTCTTCAGATGCTGCGATTTTGTATCTCCGAGTCATCAAAGTAAAGACCCTCGTTGCATCATCCGCAAAACCACCCTGCTCGCAAGCATGTAGGACCGCTTTGAACGTGAACTCGTTGGGTGAAAAACCATCTGATACCATCTTGTCAAAGACATGTATAGCTTCTTCATAGTGACCACTGCATCCATAAGCCTCAATGATGGCAGTCCAAGTTATCGGCCCTTTAACACGAATGGCCTCAAAAGCCGACTTAGCCTTGTCAATGGCGCCCCAGCTTCCATACATACGAACAGTTTCAGCAGAAACACGAGGGACAGAGGCAAAGTCCTTCTTCACAGCGTGCCCGTGGATTTCTTTTCCGTGTTTTTGAGCCTTGAGCTGGCTACAGACACGCATCACTCTTGCTATCGTGACTGAGTCTGGCCTGTGCTCGGATAACTGCATTGCTCGGAAGATATCAATTGCCTCGTGCAGGCGTTGGCATTCTATGTAGCTTTCGATCATGGCAGTCCACGCGATCACATTCATCCTCTCCATGTTATCAAACACCCTTAAGCAATAGTCTAAAACACCACACTTGGAGTACATCATCATCAGAGACGTTGCTACTGAAACTCCTCGCCCGAATCCATTCTTGATCGCGTAAGAGTGGATTTCCTTCCCTTGCTTCAACGCACGCAGTTTTCCACAAACTGGAAGAACTGTAGCGATTGTGGCGAGGTCAGGTTTGAACCCTTCTTGTTGCATCCAGATGACGGATCTCAGTGCCTGCTCGAGCCTCCCATTCGCAACGTAACCTGATAGAAGAGCAGTCCACGAAACGATGCTTCTCTCCGCTGTACCATAAAACACCTTTCTCCCTGAAACCATATCCCCACACTTGCAATACATATCAATCAGTCCGGACTGAATAAACGGGAGGTTTGAGTAATCCTTGGTCTTAACCACGTACGCGTGAACCTCTCGTCCTATTTTCCGTGCAGACACTTCTCCTATCACCGAAAGAATGCTAGTCAATATAACAGAGTTAACTGCAATCCCCTCCTCCACCATCCacctagtgtacaccaatgccTCTCTTTGCAACTTATTATGCGCGAAACCCGCTATCATCGCTCCCCACATCACGACATCCCTCTCCTCGACCTCCTCAAACACGCTACACGCGAGCTTAACCTTGCCACACTTGAAATACATATCAATCAAGCTAGTCCTAACTATAACATCCTCCAAAAAACCATTCTTGATCAACAATCCATGAGTCTTCAACCCTTGGCGAAGCGCCCGATTCCCTCCCAAGCTCTTGATCAAGCAAGAGAAGCTATACGCATTCATCTCCACGCCAGCAGCACGCATTTCATTGAACGAACCCAACACTTCGCGATGATTATGCCTCCCCAAAACCACGCTACCCCTAAGCAGCGCGTTCCAGGGATAAACGCTGGAAACGCGCATATCGCCAAACACCTTCTTCGCATCCTCAATCGAGCCACAGCCTGCATACATGTGAACCAGCCTCGTCTGCAAGAATTCATTCCCTTCAAGGCTGTTTATCCTAATGTGCGTATGCACTCGTCTTGCTGCCTCTATCGACTTCGCCCTCAGGCACGCGGCGATGAGGGCGGAGAACGTCGTGGCGTTGGTGGGGATGCCGCGGCGGTCCATGTAGTCCAACAGGCTGAGGGCTTGTTCAAGCTTGTTCTCTTTTGCAAGCTTTTGGATGTCTCTGTAAACGACATGAGGGTTTTTTCTGTGGAGTGGTACAAAGCTTTGGGATGATGGGCTCTTTCTATTGGAGGTTTTCGATTTCTTTGGAGGGAAAACCGGTGATGGCGATGCTTTGATTTTGAAGGAAACGTTTTTTAAAGGGATTTGATGGAAAGGGTGAGGTTTGGAGGTGAGGTTGCAGCTGCTCAGCCCCTCCATTGATCTTCTTCAGCAATTCATCTGCAAAAAGAGTAAAAATCAAGACTTCATTTATAAAGGTGCAGACGATTGAGGCATTTTATCGAATAGGTGATGCGCAAACGACAAATGGTGGAATTGTGTACATTTTATTGAGAATTGAAGGGTTTGCTGACCAGAATTTACAGGAAGGTGGGGTGGTTTGACGGCGGCGGCTGACAGTGGTCTGTTTTTCTGGTGAGCGGTCAGTCATGGGGGATTTGGAAGAAGATAACTCGATTTTCAATATTTGATTGAgagatataaatataaatataaatataaatataaatataaatataaatataaatataaatataaatataaataaagtgTCTTTGATTAAGTTCAATTTGTAAAAAGGGTAAACTTATCCgatatggaaaataaataatgttaCTCCTAGCAGGGGCGGACacaaatataaatattagtaagggctatattttcaaaatatagttTGAAAATGTTTTTCTAGGTAATTTATGTGATTAATAAGTGctttaatataaaaataggtataaaaaaggaataaattataaaaatttattaaaaaaatgtcaaaaaacAATTCATTAAAGGCTAAAGCCTCGACCTTTGTCTATGTGGGTTCGCCCATGACTCCTAGTAATGAAACTTTAGATAGTTGAGAATTATTTCATAGACAATTTGGAGTATAAAACATAACAAATAAAAGGTTACTTGTAAATATTTCTCTCAATTATATTGTTACAATCATTTTGAGTCATACTATTATAATTTTATGTCAGCAACTTTATTTCACTTACTCTACGTTCATCGATATAGCAACAATAATCCATAATAGTAATTAAAATTGACTCCAAGAAAAAATGCCGATAAAGTGGAACAAAAGCTCATCTCATTTCACAAACAACATGCTCAACACATTGTGTAAATTATGGATTTCAAGAAATCCGTTTCACTATTGTAGGAATTTCATTATTAGCTGACACATGCGCCAAAGGCAATTTCAAATATGTGATCATAGCCTTAGTCATCTAATTTTCTCCATTAATCTAGAATATAAGTAGAGTACTAGTATAGGTTCTCTAGCATTCTTTCTATTTATTTCTATAAGGTCTTAGGAAGTGGTTTGATTTAGTTTGTTTTAATTTGACTTACTCCTAGTACTATATCCttttatatttcaaatattataaatatgtgtagaGCTCTTCACTATAATCTTAAAACCTTCATAGGTCTCTATTCACCTATTCTTATGCCAAACTAATAATTACTCTAACAAGTCAAATTgaacttaaaaaaattatttaataaatagaaTAGGACTAATAACAAGTGAAAAAGAGTACAACACTAATAATATCTATTAATGCGcaaaagttaatgaaataaataataacaatgaaaaatagaaaacaaaCTAATCGATCAAATGCAATGAAGTTGATCGAAGAAGTGGGTGTCAACCATGTAGCCATGAGCTTGTAGCTTTGCTGAGTCATGTGGATTACCTGTCCCAATTCAAGTCTGATCAATACCTTGCACACTCTGACATTAGCTCCTCTACACATTCTTTATTAGTCAAAATTGTATCTCCCTCATCTTCTCGATTGAAGAGTATATCTCTACCTCATATCCAACACTTTTTCCCAattggaaaatatatttataagcGTTACAGTAGTCTCCGAAGACTATGATTGCATTGAGTTTCTTTTGGTACTCTCGGCAACaatattcatatttatattcATAATTCTCAATTCTAGATAACAAATAAAACCAtaatttttatacttttcatagtaaattaaaattcgattgtgtttttttctttttgtcatTCACCAACAATAATCTTCTAGCAATTTATCACTCTATAATAATATATGCTAGCAcgctataataataataatatatcttCATGCAACCTAACAataaacatactccctccgttttttaaaaatagcaactctttccattttagtccgttctttaaaaataacaacGTTCAAACTTTATATTTTAGGAAATCTTTACATCCAtgtacatcaatttatttaccattTATACCACTACAATTAACAACTTAAAGTGGACCTCATgatccactaacattaatttcattacttttttctctcttgttttaccaatttttctcctcatatctcttactttaccaaattgtgCATTTAAACCCTTGTCATTTCAAACCTCCCTATTTTTAAAAACGGAAAgagtaataaatagtactcccttcgtcccataatggatgtcacacttgggaatTGACACAGGATTTTAGAatgtgttattttgtgtgttagagcatctccagtgggcggacatcccactaggacatcccaaaaatacctcctgtcacgtcactaggacttctcatcccactgccacgtcactaggacatcccctcctatgtccgcccttcccatcgcccttcccactaggacatcccgcaataaaaaaaatcatacatttacaaataaaacaatttacattttcggaaataaaatttgacgtcaacccctccgagtccaaacctcaTATATTATTCGAAAAAattacgggaaaaattaacaacttcatcggaaaaattaacaacttcatcggaaaaaacatacatgattcgaaaaaaaaaattacatactaataaaaaaaactccatacattatcacgtcagcccctccgagtccaaacctcttcgatgatatcctgctgaagtcgaacatgggcatctgtttgccgcatgtcggcaaatgcacgcagctgcgcgacctctccatgaggtacccccatattcacattcgcggtggccacgccgtgacttggacctgcacccgtatcatcttcgttggtccactgagtcagttccgcagcttcattttcgacaatcatgttgtgcattatgatacatgcgtacatgatatcgccgatgttgggaatataccactgccgtgcatgacccttcacaaccgcccaccgactctggagcacaccaaatgcccgctccacatccttgcgcgctgcttcctgacggctcgcaaagtatgtcttcttttgtcTGAGCGGATGCTTAATTGACTTCACAAAGAtgggccagtttgggtatatcccatccgccaaatagtaccccatattctgcagacactcgacggctgtcgactcgccaatgtggaggtactcgtcaaacatgtcggccgcgcctccatacgccagttgtctgattgcgacagtgcacttctgcaagggcgtgagtccgggtttgccagctgcatcctctctgatcctaaaatacaggtatcttctctctaaagcacccacgatgtgcagaaacagcggacgatgcatcctaaagcatcgtcggaataaggcttccccaaaacgcggttgcggagcgaagtagtccgcatacaaccgaatatgtgcagcaatgtggtcacggggtacttgagttcgacgatggatcggccgaggtactGCCgtctgctgccgccgctgcaacctctgttgtagctgcctctctatcgcaccttcaacaacgacctccaactcattctcgctatcactttaactagacattctagatatacttgaaattagagatgtagagagagtaacttgttaacacaagtggtgcgaatgaaataaaattcaacgagcagtatatatagagttttaaaaaaaaaaatttaaaaacgggacgtccgcccgcccgtcgcgccgacgtccgaggacacccgacgtcctcacgggactccgtatccgaccctaaacgccacaatggcggacgtcccggtcgcctgtcgcgacgtccgaccggatgtccgaccgaacgtccgccattggagatgctcttagatggagagagaaataatatatttttattaccGTGAGAgataactttttctaaaaaaaaaagaaatgtgacatattttgtgggacaaactaaaaaagaaagtgtgacatttagtatgagacggatggagtactgtACATGAATTGATATTATGAATTGAGATCAATTTGTaggaaaattgattagaaaggAGTAAATACATggtttaggccatccacaacgctgttcctataccgttcctataccgttccttaaaccactatttgagggccccactgtacttttttactccattccttaactaaggaacggaacctgtaacccttcgttccttaaccgttccttaaccgttccttaaattactattcattcaatttcattttttttatttccaacccaattcaatttaaataaacacactttaataaaaaacaaatacactttattaaaaaacacacaacattaaaaaaaatcaacttaaacttaaaaaaaataaaaaaagcacacaattaaaatcctaaaaacataaaaaacacaaaataaaaaaacacacaattaaacgtgggaaaataaaaaaactactccgccggcgaatcatccttcggaggcggtcgagggggagtcggaaggccaagttgtgatgccatatacacaattccgttccaccaggccgtgaattgggcgtacgagaagcgggaagtgtccgccattgtggcggtcatgtacgccaccataagtgtgtccgagcctccccgcgagcccgatcccgagccaggcggtgtacaccgccttagtttcttcgttgttgtacggatgccgacccagatcctccagttcctcctcctcctccatctcgggtgcctcagacgcagccctagagcttccaccgcctcgacttcctccctgggtgggttctacggggatatcctcccgaatttgggacaaaccctgagaaagccgcgagccgggtggtcgagcgtaggcatccacatcgaaattgggtggttggtacccacccggcgtcgacgacccggaaccacctagtgtgttgtacatggtctcccaatcgccgaacgcgttgagatcccacccaccggagccgccaccgccgtaattcccgtcgccggacattttgtgaaggagattgaaatagaaaattggagaggaattgatgttggtttaggaagagtagatgtgtagttgtgtgtggaatgtaataaattaggtgtatttatagaataagaaaataaaaataaaaataaaaaattttaaaaaagttaaaaaaacggtaatatgaccgtttaaaaaaaaatttataaaaatatatatatttttaaaaaaattaattattgcgtcattgctgacgtgt
This sequence is a window from Salvia splendens isolate huo1 chromosome 5, SspV2, whole genome shotgun sequence. Protein-coding genes within it:
- the LOC121805088 gene encoding pentatricopeptide repeat-containing protein At1g71460, chloroplastic-like → MEGLSSCNLTSKPHPFHQIPLKNVSFKIKASPSPVFPPKKSKTSNRKSPSSQSFVPLHRKNPHVVYRDIQKLAKENKLEQALSLLDYMDRRGIPTNATTFSALIAACLRAKSIEAARRVHTHIRINSLEGNEFLQTRLVHMYAGCGSIEDAKKVFGDMRVSSVYPWNALLRGSVVLGRHNHREVLGSFNEMRAAGVEMNAYSFSCLIKSLGGNRALRQGLKTHGLLIKNGFLEDVIVRTSLIDMYFKCGKVKLACSVFEEVEERDVVMWGAMIAGFAHNKLQREALVYTRWMVEEGIAVNSVILTSILSVIGEVSARKIGREVHAYVVKTKDYSNLPFIQSGLIDMYCKCGDMVSGRKVFYGTAERSIVSWTALLSGYVANGRLEQALRSVIWMQQEGFKPDLATIATVLPVCGKLRALKQGKEIHSYAIKNGFGRGVSVATSLMMMYSKCGVLDYCLRVFDNMERMNVIAWTAMIESYIECQRLHEAIDIFRAMQLSEHRPDSVTIARVMRVCSQLKAQKHGKEIHGHAVKKDFASVPRVSAETVRMYGSWGAIDKAKSAFEAIRVKGPITWTAIIEAYGCSGHYEEAIHVFDKMVSDGFSPNEFTFKAVLHACEQGGFADDATRVFTLMTRRYKIAASEEHYSTIVGLLSRVGRTEEAEKFEKLSSVLALAKN
- the LOC121802142 gene encoding probable prefoldin subunit 5 — translated: MAATPRMELEKMSVEHLRGLKEQVDMEVNLLQDSLNNLRSANSRLENASAALHDLSVRPRGKKMLVPLTASLYVPGKLDDAEKVLVDVGTGYFIEKTMVEGKDYCERKIALLKSNYDQLLEVTAKKRSIADEAGAILQAKLKQLAPSQ